From Leucoraja erinacea ecotype New England chromosome 44, Leri_hhj_1, whole genome shotgun sequence:
cctaatttctatgtttctatgtttaggatTTATTCCATCAGCTAAAGTCCATTGCAGCATTGTAGGGTCTGTCTGCCTATTCAAATGGCTGCCAGCGATTCTTTGACACTGTTTTGAAAGCAGCAGGGAGCTCTTTCTTCTCAACCCACCAAGCCAGTGAACTCCTCAGATCAGATTAGTCAAACTTGAGCTCCCCTTCACAGATCCATTCAGGTGAAGCTGATTTTATCCAGAAGACATCGCTTGATGGCCTTTTTGAATGAAAGATAATGCAACTTTGTCCACGTTTTCCAAATACCCGCCATGGGCAAGCAATCTCGACTGCTACTTATCAGAAAATCATGGTGTATGGCCTGTGACTCTTCCCATGCCTGGCAGCTGAGGCACCTAGCCCCTGGCGCAAGCTCTGAAAATACATAATgtgtaagaacgaactgcagatgctggataaaatcaaaggtagacacaaaatgctggagtaactcagcgggtgaggcagcatctatggagagaaggaacaggcaacgtttcaaacatcgcccattccttttctccagagatgctgcctcatctgctgagttagacaataggtgcaggagtaggccagcaccgccattcaatgtgatcatggctgatcatccccaatcagtaccccgtttctgccttctccccatatcccctgactctgctatctttaagagccctatctagccctctcttgaaagtatcaagagaaccggcctgaggcagaactccacagactcgcaactctctgagaggcccagcgcaaagtggaggagcagcacctcatattttgcttgggtaatttacaccccagcggtatgaacattgacttctctaatttcagatagcccttgctttctctccatccccaccccccctctctcccagttctcccaccagtcttactctgttggagaaaacccacgggggggggggagaacgtacaaactccgtacagacagcacccgtagtcgggatcggacccgggtctccggtgctgcattcgctgtaaggcagcaactctaccgctgccaccaCCGTGACCGAAGTTCGGGATGAGCGCAAAAGAAGACCCAAGCAGTCAGCAGCATATGTGAAGTGAGATGATGATGCTGTTCGTTCTCATGAAGGCAATTATAAGGCACTTCTTACAAAGCGGATTTCTGGTGCAGATTTTTTCACTTACATGCTCGTGGAGTATAGACCACCAGTAATAGCCCATCTTAATTGCGCCAGAACTAAGGAACCAATTAAAAGCCTGCCGCATCTGGAGTCGAGTGACAGGATAAGCAAGCCAGATTTCCTTGCCTCGGGGGCTTTAGTGAGCCAGATGGGATTTTATGATAATCCAGTTGCTACCTGCCCACCATTACAGATAATAGCTTTTCGTTTCAAATTCATTTGATTAACTCAATTTACTAAGTTCCAActggagtgatacggtgtggaaacagccccttcggccaaacttgcccacaccggccaacatgtcccaaccacactagtcccacctgccagcatttggtccatatccctccaaacttgtcctatccaagtatctgtctatctgtctcttgaaatgttgggatagtcccagcctcaagtacctcctctggcagcttgttccatgcacccactaccctttgtgtgaaaaaggttacctctcagactcctattaaatcttttccccttcaccttaaacctatgtcctctagtcctcgattcccctactctgggcaagagactctgtgcatctactcgatctattccactcatgatattatacacctctataagatcactccttatcATCCTGCGCTgcagggaatagtcccagcctgctcaacctctccctgtagctcacaccctctagtgctGGCGACATCCTCGTGAATATTTTCTGTACATTTACTTAAGTCCCTGAACTGAGTAGCTTTCTGAGACACTTCAGGGAGCAGGAATGATTCAACCACTCTCCTGTGGTTTAAAGCCACAGATAGGCCTGACTGGGTTAGGATAGCAGACTTCCGTACCCGAACTACATCAGTGAAGCTGATCCGTTACTATGACAAATATTTAGTTTCATGGTCACTATTGATGATATcagcttttttttcccctccagatatattcatagaaacatagaaattaggtgcaggagtaggccattcggcccttcgagcctgcaccgccattcaatatgatcatggctgatcatccaactcagtatcccatacctgccttctctccataccctctgatccccttagccacaagggccacatctaactccctcttaaatatagccaatgaactgacctcaactaccctctgtggcagagagttccagagattcaccactctctgtgtgaaaaaagttcctctcatctcggttttaaaggatttcccccttatcctcaagctgtgaccccttgtcctggacttccccaacatcgggaacaaccttcctgcatctagcctgtccaaccccttaagaattttgtaagtttctataagatcccctctcaattttctaaattctagagagtataaaccaagtctatccagtctttcttcataagacagtcctgacatcccaggaatcagtctggtgaaccgtctctgcactccctctatggcaaaggcACTATTCCTGTGCCTTTGCCCACAGAAAATCAGTATTGACACGAAAATTTCCCTCAGATCATCCGCGGTGATGCGGATACAAGTGGTGATTGAAATGGCTTTGGGTTTCTCATTATGTCATGTACTCTTCATTTGGGCAGAGACTGTTGATGGGCAAATCAGAGTATCATtgagtcttatagaaacttacaaaattcttaaggggttggacaggctagatgcaggaagattgttcccaatgttggggaagtccagggcaaggggtcacagcttaaggataaggggggaatcctttaaaaccgggatgagaagaacttttttcacacagagagtagtgaatctctggaactctctgccacagagggtagttgaggccatttcattggctatatttaagagggagttagatgtggcccttgtggctaaggggatcaggggggtatggagagaaggcaggtacgggaaactgagttggatgatcagccatgatcatattgaatggcggtgcaggctcgaagggccgaatggcctactcctgcacctaatttctatgtttctatgagttacagcacggaaacggacccttcggcccaacttgtgcatgccaaccaagacgtcccatctacactattcccacctgcccatgtttggcccatatccctcccaacctttcctatccatgtacctgtccaaatgtctattaaatgttgtgattgtacctgccttaactacctcctctggcaacttgttacaCATACCCACTACCTTATGCGTATCAGCTTGGGGGGAATtctccgatgttgggggggagtccaaaacaagggaccacacacacagtttaagaataaggggtaagccatttaaaacggagacgaggaaacactttttcacccagagagttgtgagtctgtggaattctcggtggaggccggttctctggatactttcaagagagagctggatagggctcttaaagatagcggagtcaggggatgtggggagaaggcaggaacggggtactgattgtggatgatcagccatgaagacattgaatggcggtgctggctcaaagggccgaatggcctactcctgcacctattgtttatgaaattctttagtcagagggtggaacatggtctaattctgttccaatgtcTTAAGGTcttcaggggatgtggggagaaggcaggaacggggtactgattgtggatgatcaaccatgaatggcagtgctggctcgaagggccgaatggcctactgcacctattgtctatggtctattagcTGTGAGTCCAGCCAGGAGTTGTTTCACCTGTCCTACTCTGATTGCTGCTCTGCCTATCTTTGCACTTGTTCTGACATTGGGAGGGGATGGCAGATGGCTCTGAATGTCTCGTTCTACTGAGAATGCGGTTGGGTAATGAATCACCACAGTCACCATTTTGTGTGACACAGGGCCTGATGGTAGGGAGGAGATTCCATCAATCCACAGTAGTTGCTGCTTTCACTTTGCCCCAAGGTTTCAGTGTGATCgcatccacactcaccactccatCTGTTCCAACTTCTCTTTGTGCAGAACTTAAAAGTTACAGTGCTTCTTGGCTTCCcttctagttttgtttagtttggaaatgcagTGAGGAAacgagtcccttcggcccatcgagtcgtcacccaccagcgatcaccctgtacattggCGCTATCCTACAACGCCccaaggccaatttacaattttaaccaagccaattaactgagaacaatcgttccaggtgcgacagaggtttacctgcatctcttccaacctcatctattgcgtccgctgctctagatgtcagcagatctatatcggtgagaccaagcggaggttgggcgatcgtttcgccgaacacctccgctcggtccgcaataaccaagctgacctcccggtggctcagcacttcaactccccctcccactccgtctccgacctctctgtcctgggtctcctccatggccacagcgagcagcaccggaaattggaggaacagcacctcattttccgtttggggagtctgcaccccgggggcatgaacatcgaattctcccaattttgttagtccttgctgtctcctacccttcctcagtccccctgctgtctcctcccatcccccagccttcgggctactcctccttttccctttcttgtccccacccacccccgcccccgatcagtctgaagaagggtttcggcccgaaacgttgcctatttccttcgctccatagatgctgctgcacccgctgagtttctccagtttttttgtgtaactgAGAAACCTGCTCCTCTtttccaaagatcccatagcgagcAAAATAGATCACTCTACGTTAAAGACATTGTAcggccatgggcagattcatgggtaattttcggccccatttccgtaaccaaagatcccgtagcggagcaaagatactagtgcggagacggaagccggttacggaaacatcctcgtaaaaataaaagttctgtggtaaaaaatcttctcattttcagaattataatttattaacacaaactgttcccacgcaacgttgattacactgcgagtcgggtcgggtcgggtcgggttactgaaatggatgaaaaaaaatccatgttcggctccgttgcgtactacacgtcagcccattgcagttagcaggagtggtctatcttgctccgctataggatctttggccttttccgtgtgggaggaagccggagcacccggagaaaatccactcgctcacagggagaacgtgcaaactccacactggcagccaggatcgaacctgggtctctggtgctgtaaggcagcaactctaccgctgcgccaccgtaccctacaaacctgtatgcctttagagtgtgcgaggaaaccggagctcccagagaaatcccacaaggtcacggggagaacgtgcaaacaccacagtgacaacacccgtggtcaggatcgaacgcgggtctctggcgccccaaggcagcaactctaccgcttgcgCCACGGTGCCCCTGCGCACTGTTTTTTAAACTATCTCAAATCATCATTCCTCACAATCTTACCGTTGTGAGGAACCTGTCTCGGACTCGTTTGTAACGTTTTCTCCTCTCTGTTTTTATTCTTCAGTACACGGTGGACCAGGCCCAAAAACTAGGCCTGGTTGGCTGGGTGAAGAATACGACAGAAGGCACGGTGGCCGGTCAAGTGCAGGGCTCAGCGGATAAAATAGACAGCATGTAAGTAGCACGAGGTGGGATCGCGGCGGCCATCTTCAACGCACACGCGACAAGATGTGTATTCGGTGACACGATTCACCGCTGGACTTTATTAATCGCCAAACAAAAATAGAAGCCGGAAAAGGCATACGGAACGTGAACCCTGGCACGACGGCTGATCCTGAAGTCCccgttcccccccacccctttatTCTTCTATACCACGAGCGTTTGATAACATATAGTCAGCGTTTGACAGCAAcgggcctatattcgctggagtgcagaagaatgacaatagacaataggtgcaggagtcggccatttggcccttcgagccagcaccgccattcaatgtgatcgtggctgatcatccccaatcagtaccccgttccttgccttctccccatatcccctgactccgctatctttaagagcacgatctagctctctcttgaaaaagcatccagagaacctgcctccaccgccctctgaggcagagaattccacactcaccactctctgtgagaatgaggggggggacctcattgaaacgtgcagaatagtgaaaggcttggatgtggagaggatgtttccactagtgggagagtctcggaccagaggtcacagcctcagaatgaaaggttcttttaggaaggagatgaggaggaatttctttagtcagagggtggtcttcttttcgtgtccatcttgttacaaatgtcatCGCGCATCCTGAAAGGGACGCAAACTTCCGGCGGCAATcaatggaagccatcacttgtcgcaatagatgttggtggtagcagaattggctcaggatacttccagtttccagcccagcTACGTGGACACTTCTAACATGGGGcatgtcggagggtggtgaatctgtggaattatttgccacagattgctgtggaggccaattgagtggatatttttaaggcagagatggatagattctttattattacgggtgtccgaggttatgggaagaaggttgGAGAAAGGGattgggggggagagatagatcagccatgattgaatgacggagtagacttgatgggccgaatggcctaattcttctcctatcacacgatcttatgattttatgacctTAGTCTCCTGGTTGATCAAAAGTCTCTCATTCCTAAtcttgggtgaggttttgggtcgagacccttcttcagacccgaaacgtcacccgtgccttctctccagagatactgcttgtcccgctgagttactccagcattttgtgcctatatctttgatttaaaccagcatctgcagttctgtggtaCACATTGctttatggtagacacaaaatgctggagtaactcagcgggtcaggcagcatctctggagagaaggaatgggtgacgtttctgggcgagatccttcttcagagtgagagttgggggagagggagacacagagatatggaagggtaagttgtggaagccaaatcactggatggatttaagagagagttatatagagctcttgggactagtggaatcaagggatatgggaagaaggcaggcacgagttattgattggggacgatcagccatgatcacaatgaatggcggtgctagtaagaagggccgaatggcctcctcctgcacctgttttctatgtgaaaatgagacattaaaggggacaaagctcaaggaaaatgttgaatagaaCATTGTTAGCAACTGGAAGGTGACAACCAAAcgtggccacaaaatgctggagtaactcagcgggtcaggcagcatctctggagagctttATGGTAAGTTGGCGTAAGTTAGAAATGGCCTATTTAAATTATATACCTCTTCGGCACAAAATCAGTTAAAGTTTTCTTTCAATAAAAATCTAAGTTTAGATTACCAATtaaattaatgggcaaaattagcaaAACTGTGCTTTTGGATATTTCCACAATTTTCTGGACACAAAGATCTTTTTAAAGATTTGTCCCGACTCTTAAGAATAAACTAGGGCAGATATCTGCTATTTTTAGAAAGATCATTTAGCACAAAGTTGGAAATTCATTGTGTGAATGAGGTCATATTATAGATGTGCAGTATTTGTGGAAAAGAATGATTTTCCTGAAAGCTGCCACCAGGGTTGGATTCATAAGATGGATGCCACCCATTCATAAGATGGATGCCACCCCATTCATTAAATGAATGCCACCCCATTCATAAATACAATCGAGATTACGCTCTGAACCGTATTATACAGAGTCATCcggttatacagcgtggaaacagacccttcgtcccaacatgtcccagctacgctagtcccatctgccctcatttggcccatatccctccaaacctgtcatatccatgtacctgtctaactgtttcttaaacgttgggataatccttgccacaaccacctcctccggcagctcgttccatacccccaccaccctctgtgtgaaaaagttacccctcagattcctatgaaatcttttccccttcaccttaaacctatgtcctctggtcctcgactccccaacgaatggcctactcctgcacctatcttctatgtttctgtgttacggggagacggcaggagaatggggttgggagggaaaagtagatcagccatgattgaatggcgaagcagacttgatgggccgaatggtctcatgCTGCTCCTCTGTCTTAAGATCTTAcagtatacagtggcttgcaaacgttttcataccccttgaacttttccacattttgtcacgttacaaccacaaacgtaaatgtattttattgggattttatgtgatagaccaacacaaagtggagcATAAttatgaagtggaaggaaaatgatacatggttttcaaatttttttacaaataaaaaactgaaaagtgtggcgtgcaaaagctacttccccacagccatcaagctattaaacctggctcggacaaaactctgattattaataaccactttctgttatttgcactttaccagtttatttatccatgtgtgtatatatttatatcatggtatatggacacacttatctgttttgtagtcaatgcctactatgtttcaacaactaagttacagagataggttgaataagttaggtctttattctctggagcgcagaaggttaaggggggacctgatagaggtctttaaaatgatgagagggatagacagagttgatgtggacaagcttttccctttgagaatagggaagattcaaacaagaggacatgacttcagaattaagggacagaagtttaggggtaatatgagggggaacttctttactcagagagtggtagcggtgtggcatgagcttccagtggaagtggtggaggcaggttcattggtatcatttaaaaataaattggataggcatatggatgagaagggaatggagggttatggtatgaatgcaggcaggtgggactaaggggaaaaaaagttgttcggcacggacttgtagggccgagatggcctgtttccgtgctgtaattgttatatgattatatgttctgttgtgctgaagcaaagcaagaatttcatttttgtccaccgattttccagcatctgcagttccttcttaaagagttttattgccatgtgtcccagagagGACGATGAAAATGCCTGTTTGATTTTCCATttatttcttctgtttctcaTTGCAGGATGGATTGGCTGAGGTCCGTGGGCAGCCCAAAGTCTCGGATTGACCAAGCCCATTTCTCCAACGTGAAAAACGTCTCCAACCTGGAGTTTAACGATTTTACAATCAGACACTAAACCTGAGGCGCCGCAAGATCCGACGCTCGTCGTGATCGCTGACTTCACTGCTCTTGTCATCCAGCTGGGAGGAAAGGGTGAATATGAGTGATTTGGGAAGGAAACAGGAATATGTGTTGGTTGCTCTCCGTAGAGTTGCCCTGTAATTTTCACATCAAATCTAAACCTCCCATCTTTTGTCGTCTTGACGGTCGCCTCACGTCAATGTATTGACAACGTCGAGTGTTCACTGTTTTTGCAACACTGTCGGTTTTTCAAGATGGCTTCCCAGTGAGAGATGTCGCTGGGAGAAGATCCGTTCTTTGCCTCCGGGAAAATCTGGCCAAATTTTTCTCTGTTCGTGCACTCTTCCCAAAGTTTTATTAGTGACTGAGGCACAATCGAATCTGAATGCATGCAAAGAAAATTACTTGATCATATTTGTTTTCTCGCTGTTAGAAGTGGCCCCATTCTTGTTGGCCACTGTTTTTGACGGGGTTACTTTAATGGAGGGCACGGAGGATTTCACGGCTGTGGAGTCGAAACCCAAAGCACCCAACTCCGACTCCTTGATTTGTTGTGTATCCGACCCTGACCCCGACCCCTAGGATCGCCGCAGCCCTGTAAAATACAGGAGTATCTCTTATTTGAGCAGATTTGCATTTGGTAATGTGGGGGCGTTTGAAGAAAAATGACCACATCCTTGAATTATTTTGTTCAAAGTGCTTAAATCTGGACTacattaaaccagaaccttaacCATAATTGTGAGACTTGTCTGGACTTTATACTTAGATAATAGACtaaaggtgcagcagtaggccattcgagccagcgccgccattcaatgtgatcatggctgatcatccacaatcagcaccccgttcctgtcttctccccatatcccttgatgagtACTAGATGAGCCTGTTTAAAGAGTGGGGGAAGTTGAAGCAtctgacggcacagtggcacagcagtagagttaccgcCTTACCGCGCTTTCGGCGCCaaagacccagtttcaatcccgactacgggtgctgtcttcttaagttagtacgttctccccgcctgGGTtatccccgagatcttcggcttccttccacattccaaagacgtgtaggtttgtaggttaattggctgatcggcgctgacttggtgggtcgaagggccttttccgtgctgtatctcaatacTAAAAAAAACTCAGAACTAAAAGTCGTTTTGCAAGAAAGATTGCACCTGTGGACAGGATATGTGTATGAAGTCAGGCCattctcgagcctgcaccgcaatgtTCTCATGAGTtgttgatccccttagccaaggGCCACATTATCATTTCCACTGGCTTGCCATCTATCACCCAGCCTAATATTGCACTAGCATTTTTACCTgccttaagggactgtcccacagtTAAGATATTGTCGTACCCCCTGTATGGTcgtgacccgtttactcctactctttgctcctactcctactctttgctactACTTGTCCTCTTTGCTCCTCCTCCTACTCTCCTACTCCAAAGAGTTGTATCTTTTTCTagacgccgctggattttcaacatatagaaaattttcggcgacctgctgcgactatgacgggtgccggcaagtcaccgaaaaaatcgcctaagtgggacaggcccttctgttGTTCTGATATCTGGCAACAGGGTTTAGATTTTCTTGAaatgccactggatcctcaagcattcggcggcacggtggcgcagcggaagagatccgggttcgaccctaactacgggcgcttgtccgtacggcgtttgtgcgttctccccgtgtcctgtgtAGGTTTCCCCctagagctctggtttcctcccacactccaaagaagtccgggtttgtcagctaattggcttggtataaattgtaaattatccccagtgtgtgtgggatagggcAAATgcgcggggagcgctggtcggcacagacacggtgggccgaagggcctgtttctacgctttatctctaaactatactaatccAGGCTGCCTCAGTAATCAGGGATGCAACGCAAGGCTcccaactggaaacgtcacctatccatgttctccagagatgctgcccgacctgttgagttactccagtgctttgtgtatcagtatatcagtatcagtatatctttattgttatttcctgagtactcacatacccagaggaaacaaaaaaacgttgctcaaccagtgtccattcagtgtgcagtgcaaataacaacaagtaaatggaaataaaaatacatatatcatgaacaaattaaattaaacactctactctctactaaacatcaacaggcgttccgatcgtaTTGGACCAGCATTGCAtgtattgaccagcatctgcagttccttgcttcgagATCATTCAGATAGACTGTTCAGTtcaattcagagatacagagcggaaacaggcccttcagcccaccgagtccgcgccgaccagcgatccccgcacattaacactgccttacacacactagggacaattttgcattgattcccgagccaattaacctgcaaatctgtacgtctctagtgggggaggaaaccgaagatctcggagaaaacccacgcaggtcgcggggagaacgtacaaactctgtacagagaagcacccgtagtcgggatcgatcccggtaCGGCAGTATTTCTGAATGTCCTGATTCTGTGTTGGCATTCTCTGTGATAGATGCATTCGCTGCTTGGGTAGCAATCGCCTGTCCCAGTGTGGCTTTTTAAAGGCTTGAGAAGAGACCGTACTAAAAGTATGCCACACAAGTAGGACAAGGGAGCACAGGTTAAAACTGGTCAGAAGCAAACTGTGGAACGCCACTTGTATGGATCTTTATAAAACAAAGGTATATGGAAAACACGGAATGGATTTCTGGATTAAGGATGgaaaattattttagtttagaaatagtgagaaatctccaacttcaagtaaccgcgggcattccctctctctccgtccctcccccacccaagttgcaccagcttctcgttctcacccaacaaccagacaacaacggcctgtttccttcatcaccgTTACAttggggaaagacattcttgccatagagggagtacagagaaggttcaccagactgattcctgggatggcaggtctttatatgaagaaagactggatagactcggcttgtactcgctagaatttagaagattgaggggggatcttatagaaacttacaaaactcttaaggggttggacaggctagatgcaagaagattgttcccgatgttgggaaagcccaggacaaggggtcacagtttaaggataagggggaagtcttttaggaccgagatgagaaaaacatttttcacacagagagtggtgaatctgtggaattctctgccacagagggtagttgaggccacacagttcattggctatatttaagagggagttagatgtggcccttgtggctaaagggatcagggggtatggagagaaggcaggtacgggatactgagttggatgatcagccatgatcatattgaatggcggtgcatgctcgaagggccgaatggcctctactcctgcacctattttctatgtttctatctctgaccCCTCACCTTGGCAAatggtgtgaaaatgtttttcctcatctcggtcctaaaagatttcccctttatccttaaactgtgtgaccccttgtcctggacttccccaacatcgggaacaatcttcctgcttctatcctgtccaaccccttaagaattttgtaagtttctataaga
This genomic window contains:
- the LOC129714962 gene encoding acylphosphatase-2-like isoform X2; this translates as MHRLQRMSSTATGLKTVDYEIFGIVQGVFFRKYTVDQAQKLGLVGWVKNTTEGTVAGQVQGSADKIDSMMDWLRSVGSPKSRIDQAHFSNVKNVSNLEFNDFTIRH